DNA sequence from the Streptomyces sp. CA-210063 genome:
TCCGCCGGTGTTCCCGACAGCAGGTGTATCGCTTCCAGGGGCGAGCGGGCCCACACGATCCGCTCGGGCTCCCGCAGCCCCGCCTGCCGGTAGGCGAGCCGTACGCCCGCCTCGGCCCGCGCCCGGTCGCCCGCTCCGGTGGCGGCTGCCACCGCCCGCCAACTCGCCTGCTCGGTCACGTCGTTCCTCCTCGTCGTCGTCCTGTGCCGCACATCCACCGCCGTATCAGTCCGCGACGATCCGGATCGAGCCCGGTACGTACTCGCGCTGCCGTACGACCCGGTACCAGCCCTTGGGCAGGGAGATGGCCGCGTGTTCCTCGTGGACGACGCGGGCGCCCTCCGGCACATGCAGCAGCATCGGTCCGAAGACGCTCGCCTCGCGGACGAGACGGCCGGGGCCGACCACGGCGTGGGCGTGGCCGGTGACCTCGCCGAGGGCGAGGACGAGCCGGCCGCGCCCGTCGCGCGGTTCCGACGCGGCGTCGAGCGCGGCGGCGGGCACGGCGCTCTGCGCCAACGGCACGATGAGGACGTCTCCTTGCCGGTACATGGGTCTCCCTCCCGTCGGGCACTCGCTGTGCCACGGAAAGGACGGTAGAGGCAGGCACTGACAATCGGCCCGCGCAGGCTGTTCGTCGGGCCGCGCACGACTGTTCGTCCACAGGACAGGGGTCCGCCGCACACGATGTCAGTGGGGCTTGGTAGAACTCCCGTACCCGGCGGCGCTGTGTGCGCTTCGGGTGCGCAACGGGCGGACCGTGCACGGACTCGGCTGCCGCCCGACCGGACATGGAACGAAGGGGCGGGGCACACATGACCATCGGGAGCCATCTGGAGGAGTTCCACGACCTGCCGGTCCACCGCTTCCCCAAGTCGGTGAAGGGCCCGGAGGGCGCCGCGGACCTGCCCGCTCCCGAGTCGGTGGCCTGGAGCATCGCCGTGGACTCCTACGACAGCGAGGAGGCGTGGGAGGACGCGTTCGCCCGGTTCCTCGCCTCTGTCGACACCACCGAGGTGCGGGCGCTGGTCGTGGGCGCCTGGAGCGACGCGTACGACAACGGCCCCGAGGACCTGATCAAGGCCCTGGTGGCGGCGAAGGACCGGCTGCCCGCGCTGCGCGCGCTGTTCCTCGGCGACATCGTGATGGAGGAGTGCGAGATCTCCTGGATCAACCAGGGCGATGTGGACCCGCTGCTGAACGCCTTCACCGAGCTGGAGGAGTTCGGTGTGCGCGGCGGCCAGGGGCTCGTCTTCCCCGCCGTGCGTCACGAGCGGCTGCGGACGCTGACGGTCGAGACCGGCGGCATGCCCGTCGACGCGGTCCGGGGTGTCGCGGAGAGCGACCTGCCGGCCCTCGTCCACCTCGACCTGTGGCTGGGAACCTCCGAGTACGGCGGCGACTCGGAGGTGGCCGACCTGGCGCCGATCCTCGCGGGCACCCGGCTGCCGGCTCTCAAGTATCTGGCGCTGCGCAACAGCGAGATGCAGGACGACATCTGTGCGGCGCTCGCCTCCGCCCCGGTGGTGGCCCGCCTCGACGTCCTCGACGTGTCGATGGGCGTCCTCACCGACGACGGCGCGACCGCACTGCTCACGGGCCAGCCGCTCACCCACCTCACCACGCTGGACCTGCACCACAACTACCTCAGCCCGGCGATACGCGACCGCCTCCGGGACTCCCTGGAGGCCGAGGGGGTCCAGGTCGACGTCGACGCGGACGACGCCGAGTCGGACGAGGAGGAGGACGGCACGGTCTGGCGCTTCGTCGCGGTCGGCGAGTAGCACCGCACCGCGCGGCGCAGGGGGTTCAGGGTTTTCGAGGTGAGGGGGGTCCGCGTGTCCGGTTGGACCGGAGCGGCAGATGCGGGGCCCGGCCCGTACAGGTGGGTCGTCGTCGGGAACGGGGAGAACCGGCGGGTCGGGCTGTTCGTCGCGGCGGCGGAGGCGGCCGGTGTCGGCACGCCGCGTGTCGTCGAGTGGCGGGACGTGCTGCGCGACGGCGGCCACGAGTTCGCCGCCGACGAGATCGTACGGCTGGACTCGCCGGGCGAGAACGCCGAGGTGGACCGGCTGCTGCGGGGTGTCGACGATCCGACGCGCGTGGAGGGCTCGGCCACCTGGTACGCCCGTTTCCTGGCCGCGGTGGGCTCGTTGCGGGGCGGGGTGCGGCTGGACGATCCGGCGGATCTGGCGGTGCTGTTCGACAAGCGGCTGTGCCATGCCCGGCTCGACGCGGCGGGGGTGCCGGTGCCCCCGTCGCCCACCTCGGGCGACACGCCGCCGGTGCGCGGCTGGGACGACGTACGGGCGGCCATGCGGGAGCACGGCATGGCGCGTGTCTTCGTGAAGCCGGCGCACGGGTCCTCCGCGTCCGGGGTGCTGGCCGTCGAGTCGGCGATCAGCGGGCGGATCAGGGCGACCACTTCGGTGGAAGCGGCCCCGGACGGGCGGCTGCACAACTCGCTGCGGGTCCGGCGCTACACGGACGAGCGGGAGATCGCCGGCATCGTCGACGCCCTCGCGGTCGACGGTCTGCACATCGAGCGCTGGCTGCCGAAGGCGTCCGCGCACGGCAGGTCCGCCGACCTGCGGGTCCTGGTCGTGGCGGGCCGGGCCACGCACGCGGTCGTCCGCACCAGCCGTTTCCCCATGACCAATCTCCATCTCGGCGGGGCACGGGGCGATCTGGCGTCGGTCGTCGACGCGGCGGGCGACCGCTGGCGGCAGGCGCTCGACATCTGCGAGCGAGCCGCCGCCTGCTTCCCGGACACACTGTGCGTCGGTGTGGACCTGCTGCCGGCGATCGGCTGGCGCCGGTTCGCCGTCGGCGAGGTCAACGCGTTCGGTGATCTGCTGCCCCGGCTGACCGGGCTGCCGGGCGGCCCGGCAGAGGGCCTGGACACCTATGCGGCGCAGCTCGCGGCGGTGCGGAGCGCGCTGCTCCCGGCGCCCTCGCACCCCCCTCAGACAAGGAAAGACCATGCACCCTTCTGACCCGGCTGACCCGGCTGACCCGGCTGCCCCGGCCCGCCGGCCCTACGAGGCCACGCAGGAACCCGGCCTGATCGAGGTCAAGGGCGCACCCGACCTGAACAAGATGGTGGGCGCACCCGACCTGAACGAGACGGTGGGCGTCCCCGACATGAACGAGGTGGTCGGCCGCGACGATCTGCTGCTGCTCACGCTCGACACCCTGCGGTACGACGTGGCCGTGCGGCTCGCGGCGGAGGGCCGGCTGCCGAATCTCACCGCTGAACTGCCGGGCGGTACCTGGGAGAAGCGGCACGCGCCCGGCAGCTTCACCTATGCCTCGCACCAGGCGATGTTCGCGGGTTTCCTGCCGACCCCGGCGGCCCCCGGGCAGCACCCGCGGCTCTTCGCGGGCCGGTTCGCCGGCAGTGAGACGACCGCGGGGCGCACCTTCGTCTTCGACAGCCCCGACCTGGTGTCGGCGCTCGCCGAGCACGGCTATCGCACGGTGTGCATCGGGGGTGTCGGGTTCTTCAACAAGCAGGGGGCGCTCGGCAGCGTCCTGCCCGGCCTGTTCCAGGAGAGCCACTGGGAGCCGGAGTTCTCCGTGGCGTCGCCGACGTCCTTCGAGTCCCAGGTGGCCCGCGCCGAGCGGGTCGTGGCCGAACTGCCCGCCGAGCGGCGGCTGTTCCTCTTCCTCAACGCCTCGGCGCTGCACCAGCCCAACTGGTTCCACCTGCCGGGCGCCACCCGCGAGACCGGCGACAGCCTGGTCACGCACGCGGCGGCCCTGGAGTACATCGACCGGCACGTCGGGCGGCTCTTCGCCGCGATGCGTTCGCGGCGCCGCTGCTTCGCCGTCGTCTGCTCCGACCACGGGACCACGTACGGCGAGGACGGTTACACCGGGCACCGGCTCGGCCACGAGGCCGTGTGGACCGTCCCCTACAGCCACTTCTTCCTGGAGTCGTCCGCATGACCATCACAGCCGCCAACGCCGTCACCACCACTCACGCGCCGACGCGGCCGTACCAGCAGTACGTGTACGCCTACCCGCACAAGACGGCCTACCGGGAGCTGCCGGACCACCCGCTCCTCTCGGACCTGTGGGCCGGCGAGTCCCGGCAGGCGCTGTCGCTGTACGCGCACATACCGTTCTGCGAGGTCCGCTGCGGCTTCTGCAACCTCTTCACCCGGATCGGCGCGCCGGACGGGCTGACCGGCCGCTATCTCGACGCCCTCGAACGGCAGGCGGTCGCGGTGCGGGAGGCGCTCGGGGACGGAGAGCCCGTGCGGTTCGCGAACGCCGCGTTCGGCGGTGGCACGCCCACCTATCTCGAGGCCGCCGAGCTGGAGCGGCTGTGCGACATCGCCGAGCGGCACATGGGCGCGGATCTGCGGGCGATCCCCTTGTCGGTCGAGGCCTCCCCCGCCACGGCGACGGCCGACCGGCTGGCCGTCCTGGCCGAGCGGGGCACGACGCGGCTGAGCCTCGGCGTGCAGAGCTTCGTGGAGGAGGAGGCGCGTGCGGCCGTACGACCGCAGCGGCGCTCCGACGTGG
Encoded proteins:
- a CDS encoding STM4015 family protein translates to MTIGSHLEEFHDLPVHRFPKSVKGPEGAADLPAPESVAWSIAVDSYDSEEAWEDAFARFLASVDTTEVRALVVGAWSDAYDNGPEDLIKALVAAKDRLPALRALFLGDIVMEECEISWINQGDVDPLLNAFTELEEFGVRGGQGLVFPAVRHERLRTLTVETGGMPVDAVRGVAESDLPALVHLDLWLGTSEYGGDSEVADLAPILAGTRLPALKYLALRNSEMQDDICAALASAPVVARLDVLDVSMGVLTDDGATALLTGQPLTHLTTLDLHHNYLSPAIRDRLRDSLEAEGVQVDVDADDAESDEEEDGTVWRFVAVGE
- a CDS encoding STM4014 family protein; translation: MSGWTGAADAGPGPYRWVVVGNGENRRVGLFVAAAEAAGVGTPRVVEWRDVLRDGGHEFAADEIVRLDSPGENAEVDRLLRGVDDPTRVEGSATWYARFLAAVGSLRGGVRLDDPADLAVLFDKRLCHARLDAAGVPVPPSPTSGDTPPVRGWDDVRAAMREHGMARVFVKPAHGSSASGVLAVESAISGRIRATTSVEAAPDGRLHNSLRVRRYTDEREIAGIVDALAVDGLHIERWLPKASAHGRSADLRVLVVAGRATHAVVRTSRFPMTNLHLGGARGDLASVVDAAGDRWRQALDICERAAACFPDTLCVGVDLLPAIGWRRFAVGEVNAFGDLLPRLTGLPGGPAEGLDTYAAQLAAVRSALLPAPSHPPQTRKDHAPF
- a CDS encoding STM4013/SEN3800 family hydrolase; the encoded protein is MNEVVGRDDLLLLTLDTLRYDVAVRLAAEGRLPNLTAELPGGTWEKRHAPGSFTYASHQAMFAGFLPTPAAPGQHPRLFAGRFAGSETTAGRTFVFDSPDLVSALAEHGYRTVCIGGVGFFNKQGALGSVLPGLFQESHWEPEFSVASPTSFESQVARAERVVAELPAERRLFLFLNASALHQPNWFHLPGATRETGDSLVTHAAALEYIDRHVGRLFAAMRSRRRCFAVVCSDHGTTYGEDGYTGHRLGHEAVWTVPYSHFFLESSA